From one Flavobacteriales bacterium genomic stretch:
- a CDS encoding YifB family Mg chelatase-like AAA ATPase produces the protein MLVKVYGAAVFGINATIVTAEVNVETGAFFQLVGLPDSAVKESQQRMDAALRNNGLYAPRGKGVTINLAPADIRKEGTAYDLPLAMGLLCATEQAPADLLETHLVMGELSLDGGVRPIKGALPIALEAKKNGFKGLILPAANAREAAIVTGLDVYGVEHLREVVDLLHGRSSVQPTVVNIEEEFANSSRSYPVDIADVKGQENIKRAFEIAAAGGHNIILIGPPGAGKTMLAKRLPTILPPLTIDEALETTKIHSVAGKLRKEDSLLSVRPYRSPHHTISDVALVGGGSFPQPGEISLAHNGVLFLDELPEFKRQVLEVLRQPLEDRVVTISRARFSVEYPASFMLVAAMNPCPCGYYNHPDKDCVCAPGVVQKYLNKVSGPLLDRIDIHIEVTPVPFSELSAERPSEKSAVMRERVIAARQVQQDRYAGKKIHCNAQMGSKELREICRIDAAGKALLEKAMERLGLSARAYDRILKVARTIADMAGSADIRTEHLAEAIQYRSLDREGWAG, from the coding sequence ATGCTCGTCAAGGTATACGGAGCCGCCGTCTTCGGCATCAACGCCACCATCGTCACCGCCGAGGTGAACGTGGAGACGGGCGCCTTCTTCCAGCTGGTGGGCCTGCCCGATAGCGCCGTGAAGGAGAGCCAGCAGCGCATGGATGCCGCGCTGCGGAACAACGGGTTGTATGCACCGAGGGGGAAGGGCGTTACGATCAACCTCGCGCCCGCCGATATCCGCAAGGAGGGCACTGCTTACGATCTGCCGCTCGCCATGGGCCTCTTGTGCGCCACGGAGCAAGCGCCCGCCGATTTGCTGGAGACGCACTTGGTGATGGGCGAACTGAGCCTCGATGGCGGCGTTCGCCCGATCAAGGGAGCGTTGCCGATCGCGCTCGAAGCGAAGAAGAACGGATTCAAGGGCCTCATCCTGCCCGCAGCGAATGCACGCGAGGCGGCGATCGTCACCGGCCTCGATGTGTATGGCGTGGAGCACCTGCGCGAAGTGGTGGACCTCTTGCATGGTCGAAGCAGCGTGCAACCCACGGTGGTGAACATCGAAGAGGAATTCGCCAACAGCAGCCGCAGCTACCCGGTTGACATTGCCGATGTGAAAGGGCAGGAGAACATCAAGCGCGCCTTCGAGATCGCGGCGGCAGGCGGTCACAACATCATCCTCATCGGTCCACCGGGCGCTGGTAAGACCATGCTCGCCAAGCGCCTGCCCACCATCCTCCCGCCGCTCACCATCGATGAGGCGCTGGAGACCACCAAGATCCACAGCGTGGCCGGAAAGCTGCGCAAGGAGGACAGCCTCTTGAGCGTTCGCCCGTACCGCAGCCCGCACCATACCATCAGCGATGTGGCGCTCGTAGGCGGTGGCTCCTTCCCGCAGCCGGGTGAGATCAGCCTGGCGCACAACGGCGTGCTCTTCCTCGATGAGCTGCCCGAGTTCAAGCGACAGGTATTGGAGGTGCTTCGGCAGCCGCTGGAGGATCGCGTGGTCACCATCAGCCGCGCGCGCTTCTCGGTGGAGTACCCGGCCAGCTTCATGCTGGTGGCGGCGATGAATCCGTGCCCCTGCGGCTACTACAACCATCCGGACAAGGATTGCGTGTGCGCGCCGGGCGTTGTGCAGAAGTACCTCAACAAGGTGAGCGGCCCGTTGCTCGACCGCATCGACATCCACATCGAGGTCACGCCCGTTCCCTTCAGCGAGCTCAGCGCGGAACGCCCGAGCGAGAAGAGCGCCGTGATGCGGGAGCGCGTGATCGCAGCAAGGCAGGTGCAGCAGGATCGTTACGCAGGAAAGAAAATCCATTGCAACGCGCAGATGGGCAGCAAGGAGCTCCGCGAGATCTGCCGCATCGATGCCGCCGGAAAAGCACTGCTCGAGAAAGCCATGGAGCGCCTCGGCCTCAGCGCCCGGGCCTACGACCGCATCTTGAAAGTAGCCCGCACCATCGCCGACATGGCCGGCAGCGCGGACATCCGCACGGAGCACCTGGCGGAGGCCATCCAGTACCGGAGTTTGGACCGGGAAGGCTGGGCGGGGTGA
- a CDS encoding T9SS type A sorting domain-containing protein, translating into MRSALHSVKLVAALVAATSAAAQQPFDLDPSFETQLIQEYVSSALVVEDGKLLVSGRIVFQGNSTFIPNAGALLNADGSRDLLFQEYPEMSGRITLFGAQFYCSGGQTVRRLNMDGTVDPSFIHMNAGPYFSSLQGGDYHVFPDGRVLMTGTHQLNDPARGYVGYYRLIWFSNTGYLDTTRVHRQANANISLIREELNGRFLCSGTMTSYEGSPVSVVFRIETDGSLDPTYSSPIQSIPTTSGGFRNVVEIEPLSDGRALVGGFWHLAGGNDTIAVMRLMPDGSQDATFDPVPVSASGAFTNWIFPQCMDILPLPDGRMIITGNFDHVRGVPRGGIALINADGSLSDDYFAGPGCGDYSGIEVNYRYIAGIVPAPNGEYYIHGAYVGYDDGTNNYPQQAFVSRLHGLNVGIGERAPIHVEVFPNPSVGHVTIQLDRCTGAEELEVCDALGRMVLQQRITGASMVLDLSQQADGLYTLAVRSKGRAPVVQRVVIQH; encoded by the coding sequence ATGCGAAGTGCATTGCACAGCGTGAAACTGGTGGCGGCCCTTGTGGCCGCCACCAGCGCTGCTGCACAGCAGCCATTCGACCTGGACCCGAGCTTTGAGACACAATTGATCCAGGAGTACGTCTCGTCGGCGCTGGTCGTGGAGGACGGTAAGCTGCTCGTGTCCGGGAGAATCGTGTTCCAGGGCAATAGCACGTTTATTCCGAATGCTGGCGCCCTATTGAACGCCGATGGCTCTCGAGATCTGCTTTTCCAGGAGTATCCTGAAATGAGTGGTCGTATTACTTTGTTCGGTGCTCAATTTTATTGCTCTGGTGGTCAAACAGTGAGGCGGCTGAACATGGATGGGACCGTTGATCCATCCTTTATTCACATGAATGCGGGTCCCTACTTCAGTTCACTTCAGGGCGGCGACTACCATGTATTCCCCGATGGTCGTGTGCTGATGACCGGCACGCACCAATTGAACGACCCGGCGCGCGGCTATGTGGGCTACTACCGCCTGATCTGGTTCAGCAACACGGGCTACTTGGACACCACGCGTGTTCATCGGCAGGCGAACGCGAATATCTCGCTGATAAGAGAGGAGCTGAATGGGCGTTTCCTGTGCAGCGGGACGATGACCTCTTACGAAGGTTCGCCGGTGTCGGTGGTCTTCCGCATAGAGACGGATGGAAGCTTGGACCCCACGTACAGCTCACCTATTCAGAGCATACCTACAACTTCCGGTGGTTTCAGGAACGTGGTGGAGATCGAACCCTTGTCAGATGGGCGTGCGCTTGTGGGCGGGTTCTGGCACTTGGCGGGCGGCAACGATACCATCGCCGTGATGCGTTTGATGCCAGATGGCTCCCAGGACGCCACCTTCGATCCCGTCCCGGTTAGTGCCTCAGGCGCATTCACCAATTGGATCTTCCCGCAATGCATGGACATCCTACCGCTCCCCGATGGCCGCATGATCATCACGGGCAACTTCGACCATGTGCGCGGGGTGCCACGCGGTGGCATTGCCCTGATCAACGCGGACGGCAGCCTGAGCGACGACTACTTTGCTGGCCCTGGCTGCGGCGATTATTCGGGCATCGAGGTGAACTACCGGTACATAGCGGGCATCGTCCCCGCGCCCAACGGCGAATACTACATACACGGCGCATACGTGGGCTACGACGACGGCACCAACAACTACCCGCAGCAGGCCTTTGTGAGCCGTTTGCATGGGTTGAATGTTGGCATAGGTGAGCGCGCACCAATTCACGTCGAAGTCTTCCCCAATCCCAGCGTGGGGCATGTCACTATACAACTGGACCGCTGCACCGGTGCTGAGGAATTGGAGGTGTGCGATGCGCTAGGCCGCATGGTATTGCAGCAGCGCATCACCGGGGCCAGCATGGTGTTGGACCTTTCGCAACAGGCCGATGGGCTATACACATTGGCGGTTCGGAGCAAGGGGCGCGCACCGGTGGTGCAGCGGGTGGTCATTCAGCATTGA
- a CDS encoding T9SS type A sorting domain-containing protein translates to MRNTLYSTKLVAALVAATSAAAQQPFELDQSFQTQLIQEYVSSALVMEDGNLVVSGKMVFEGNSTFIPNYGARLNWDGSRDMGFAEYPGMGGRLTRWSDKIYSGGQEVIRSNLDGTVDQSFGPMYESLYFSSLQGGDYHVFPDGRVLMTGTHLLDDTARGFVGPYRLIWFSNTGYLDTTRVHRQANGSILAITEDAQGRFLLSGFVSSYEGQSVGRIFRALPDGAFDPSFVAPLDPFGYSFKLQELGDGRILGVGRYKITGVSDTLGVVRLMADGSLDPSFTPVRISMQDGPPGLVPNVQDAHILADGRMIIGGRFDHVNGVARGAIALLNADGSLSADYFTGPGCGDYTGIEVNYRYIAGIVPAPNGEYYIHGAYVGYGDGTNNYPQQAFVSRLHGLNVGIGEREPIHVEVFPNPSTGQFTIQLDRYSGGEEVEVRDALGRMVMQQRISGASMVLNLSRHAEGLYTVAVRSKAHVPVVQRVVIQH, encoded by the coding sequence ATGCGCAACACGCTGTACAGCACAAAACTGGTGGCGGCCCTGGTGGCCGCCACCAGTGCTGCTGCACAGCAACCGTTCGAACTTGACCAGAGTTTCCAGACCCAGTTGATCCAGGAGTATGTCTCGTCCGCCTTGGTCATGGAGGATGGTAATCTGGTGGTCTCGGGCAAGATGGTCTTTGAGGGCAATAGCACATTTATACCGAATTATGGTGCCCGCCTCAACTGGGATGGAAGTCGAGATATGGGCTTCGCAGAATACCCAGGCATGGGTGGTAGACTCACTCGGTGGAGCGATAAAATATACTCTGGGGGGCAGGAAGTGATTCGATCGAACTTGGACGGCACGGTCGACCAGTCTTTCGGTCCGATGTACGAGAGCCTCTACTTCAGTTCCTTGCAAGGCGGCGACTACCATGTGTTCCCAGATGGTCGTGTGCTGATGACCGGCACGCACCTGCTGGACGATACGGCGAGGGGCTTCGTAGGACCCTACCGCTTGATCTGGTTCAGCAACACGGGCTACTTGGATACCACGCGGGTGCATCGGCAGGCGAATGGGAGCATATTGGCCATCACCGAGGATGCACAAGGCCGTTTCCTGCTGAGCGGCTTTGTCAGTTCCTACGAAGGGCAATCGGTCGGGCGGATCTTCCGCGCATTGCCCGATGGCGCCTTCGACCCCAGCTTTGTCGCGCCATTGGATCCCTTCGGCTATTCGTTCAAGTTACAGGAGCTGGGCGACGGCCGGATACTTGGGGTGGGTCGCTACAAGATCACTGGCGTGAGCGACACGCTGGGCGTGGTGCGCTTGATGGCTGATGGTTCGTTGGATCCCTCGTTCACCCCAGTGCGCATCAGCATGCAGGATGGCCCGCCTGGCTTGGTGCCCAACGTGCAAGACGCGCACATCCTTGCCGATGGCCGTATGATCATCGGTGGCCGCTTCGACCACGTCAATGGCGTCGCACGCGGGGCGATCGCTCTGCTCAACGCGGACGGGAGCCTGAGCGCCGACTACTTTACCGGCCCTGGCTGCGGCGATTATACGGGCATCGAGGTGAACTACCGGTACATAGCGGGCATCGTCCCCGCGCCCAACGGCGAATACTACATACACGGCGCATACGTGGGTTATGGCGACGGCACCAACAACTACCCGCAGCAGGCATTCGTGAGCCGGTTGCATGGGTTGAATGTTGGCATAGGTGAGCGGGAACCAATTCATGTCGAGGTCTTCCCCAACCCAAGCACGGGCCAGTTCACCATTCAACTGGATCGCTATTCCGGTGGCGAAGAGGTGGAAGTGCGCGATGCCCTTGGCCGCATGGTGATGCAGCAGCGTATAAGCGGTGCCAGCATGGTATTGAACCTCTCGCGGCATGCCGAAGGGCTGTACACGGTGGCAGTGCGGAGCAAGGCGCATGTGCCGGTGGTGCAGCGGGTGGTCATTCAGCATTGA
- the lpcA gene encoding D-sedoheptulose 7-phosphate isomerase, translating into MTADRIRSHFTEAADVLARFLADPANIAAVEQAAAFMSYCLKQGAKVMSCGNGGSMCDAMHFAEELTGRFRDDRPPIAALSISDPCHLTCVGNDHGFEQVFARFVQAHGKEGDVLLAISTSGNSPNVLRAAEAAREKGMHVIGLTGKDGGKLASLCTVEVRVPHDGFADRIQEVHIKVIHAFIDHIERDLAEPARKDRY; encoded by the coding sequence ATGACCGCCGATCGCATACGTTCCCATTTCACCGAGGCCGCCGACGTGCTCGCGCGCTTCCTGGCCGACCCCGCCAACATCGCCGCGGTGGAGCAGGCCGCCGCCTTCATGAGCTATTGCCTGAAACAGGGCGCCAAGGTGATGAGCTGCGGCAATGGAGGCAGCATGTGCGATGCGATGCACTTCGCCGAGGAACTCACCGGCCGCTTCCGCGATGATCGTCCGCCCATCGCCGCCCTCAGCATCAGCGACCCCTGCCACCTCACCTGCGTGGGCAACGATCACGGCTTCGAGCAGGTCTTCGCGCGCTTCGTGCAGGCCCACGGCAAAGAGGGCGATGTGCTGCTGGCCATCAGCACCAGCGGCAACAGCCCCAATGTGCTCCGCGCCGCCGAAGCGGCCCGCGAGAAAGGCATGCACGTGATCGGCCTTACCGGAAAGGATGGCGGCAAGCTGGCATCGCTCTGCACCGTAGAGGTACGCGTGCCCCACGATGGCTTCGCTGATCGCATCCAAGAGGTGCATATCAAGGTTATCCACGCATTCATTGATCACATCGAACGCGACTTGGCCGAGCCGGCGCGCAAGGACCGTTACTGA
- a CDS encoding helix-turn-helix transcriptional regulator — MHFGEKLKKLRIDLGLGQKEMADRLSIDVSTYSRWEHKERPAMHVIERVSKVFGVQAIDWIREPEATDADPSVQRPRVVHLKPGNEATHADPNETERLRLFNRVLDFFERVFGKLGGG; from the coding sequence ATGCACTTCGGCGAAAAACTCAAGAAGCTCCGGATTGATTTGGGGCTGGGGCAGAAAGAGATGGCCGATCGCTTAAGCATTGATGTGAGCACGTATTCACGCTGGGAGCACAAGGAGCGCCCAGCGATGCATGTGATCGAGCGCGTGAGCAAGGTCTTCGGGGTGCAAGCGATCGATTGGATACGCGAGCCGGAAGCAACCGATGCGGATCCTTCTGTGCAGCGACCGCGCGTGGTTCATCTGAAACCAGGGAATGAAGCAACGCATGCCGACCCCAACGAGACGGAGCGCTTGCGCTTATTCAACCGTGTGCTTGACTTCTTCGAGCGCGTGTTCGGCAAGCTGGGGGGGGGGTAG
- a CDS encoding energy transducer TonB, which yields MNPYTIALCAALMAPLASQSSYAQGEHDQRQYLSAVMVPAAKKKARYYREVTGREGELFIGKTHSIDGKLKVEGTYLDAAMSMPHGEFTFYHPNGRVESKGQYINGSKAGVWLRYDAWGEPLAEKIYNPEPLANIIYTRAQTMPHFKDGDQKAFVRHIKTKVEMDANRKVKGTYTTTFIVEKDGSLSEVKVIQGQDEKIGESVAGAVKSTEPWTPGADKGQPVRVQMRVPVQF from the coding sequence GTGAATCCATATACCATCGCCCTCTGCGCCGCGCTCATGGCGCCTCTTGCTTCGCAGAGCTCCTACGCCCAAGGAGAACACGACCAGCGCCAGTACCTGAGCGCGGTAATGGTGCCGGCCGCCAAGAAGAAGGCCAGGTATTACCGCGAAGTGACGGGTAGGGAGGGCGAGCTCTTCATTGGGAAGACGCATTCGATCGATGGCAAGCTGAAGGTTGAAGGAACCTATCTCGATGCGGCCATGAGCATGCCGCATGGCGAATTCACCTTCTATCATCCGAACGGCAGGGTGGAGAGCAAGGGCCAATACATCAACGGAAGCAAGGCCGGCGTATGGTTGCGCTATGACGCTTGGGGCGAGCCGCTGGCCGAGAAGATCTACAACCCGGAGCCGCTCGCCAATATCATTTACACCCGTGCGCAGACCATGCCGCATTTCAAGGATGGAGACCAGAAGGCCTTCGTGCGGCACATCAAGACGAAGGTCGAGATGGATGCGAATCGCAAGGTGAAGGGCACCTACACCACCACCTTCATCGTGGAGAAGGACGGCTCATTGAGCGAGGTGAAGGTGATCCAAGGGCAGGATGAGAAGATCGGTGAGAGCGTCGCTGGCGCGGTGAAGAGCACCGAGCCCTGGACGCCCGGCGCTGATAAAGGCCAACCCGTGCGCGTGCAGATGCGCGTGCCGGTCCAGTTCTAG
- a CDS encoding thioredoxin family protein has product MSSKELGNGEWQIGFHATVAKGSWIYSQDAGDMGPLPTLIVLDSVGGVKPLGQADEDGPEVVDGMDPVFGVPVKKFKQGANFLQRIAASDAEKPVTGYFEYMACNDVRCTPPIVRYFIIGLATGTYELGDVSFDPNDPKFAGLATRSDAAGLKLPNVDLANPVVRDAAARVEEKNSLLWIFMLGFIGGLVALLTPCVFPMIPLTVSFFTKSSSDRATGLKNALTYGGFIFLIYLLFSVPFHLLGSVNPEIFNEISTNPWLNIGFFVIFIVFAISFFGYFEITLPSSWVNKMDSNASKFGGLIGTFFMALTLALVSFSCTGPILGSLLAGALTADGGAWQLTVGMGGFGFALALPFGLFALFPGWLNSLPRSGSWLNSVKVVLGFVEVALAFKFLSMADLVMKWGLIPYELFLAIWVICGIGIVLYLFGRIRFPHDSPVKGYSPMRIFFISTFGLFTVYMAMGFRYDDKSHTWAPVGLLSGISPSPGYSWVFATECPAGLTCYHDLESGMDEAKKSGKPLLIDFTGHGCANCRKMEDYVWPVAEINRTINERYVLVSLYVDEKAELPKDEQFIFETSNGTKKPILTVGNKWATLQTENFKSATQPLYALLSPDGKLLTDPVGYTPAVDEYKAFLDRGLQGMQVLGQQAGR; this is encoded by the coding sequence ATGAGCTCGAAGGAGCTCGGTAACGGCGAGTGGCAGATCGGATTTCACGCCACGGTGGCCAAGGGTTCGTGGATCTATTCGCAGGATGCGGGTGACATGGGGCCTTTGCCAACCCTCATCGTCTTGGATTCGGTCGGGGGCGTGAAGCCGTTGGGCCAAGCCGATGAAGACGGCCCTGAGGTGGTCGATGGCATGGATCCGGTCTTCGGCGTGCCGGTGAAGAAGTTCAAGCAGGGCGCCAACTTCCTCCAGCGCATTGCGGCCAGCGATGCGGAGAAACCGGTGACGGGGTACTTCGAGTACATGGCCTGCAATGATGTGCGCTGCACCCCACCGATCGTGCGGTACTTCATCATCGGCCTTGCCACGGGCACCTATGAGCTCGGCGATGTCTCCTTTGATCCCAACGATCCCAAGTTCGCCGGTCTCGCCACGCGCAGCGACGCCGCAGGCCTCAAGCTGCCCAACGTTGATCTCGCGAACCCCGTAGTGCGCGATGCGGCCGCAAGGGTCGAAGAGAAGAATTCGCTGCTGTGGATCTTCATGCTCGGCTTCATCGGCGGACTCGTGGCGCTGCTCACGCCCTGTGTATTCCCCATGATCCCGCTCACGGTGAGCTTCTTCACCAAGAGCAGCAGCGATCGCGCCACCGGATTGAAGAACGCTCTCACTTATGGCGGCTTCATCTTCCTGATCTACCTGCTCTTCAGCGTGCCCTTCCATCTGCTGGGCAGCGTGAATCCGGAGATCTTCAACGAGATCAGCACCAACCCCTGGCTCAACATCGGATTCTTCGTCATCTTCATCGTCTTCGCCATCTCCTTCTTCGGCTATTTCGAGATCACCCTGCCCAGCAGCTGGGTGAACAAGATGGATAGCAACGCCAGCAAATTCGGCGGCCTCATTGGCACCTTCTTCATGGCGCTCACGCTCGCGCTCGTATCCTTCAGCTGTACGGGCCCGATCCTGGGCTCCTTGCTGGCGGGCGCGCTCACGGCCGATGGCGGCGCATGGCAGCTCACCGTGGGCATGGGCGGTTTCGGCTTCGCGCTCGCATTGCCTTTCGGCTTGTTCGCGCTCTTCCCCGGATGGCTGAATAGCCTGCCCCGCAGCGGCAGTTGGCTCAACAGCGTGAAGGTGGTGCTCGGCTTCGTGGAGGTGGCGCTCGCCTTCAAGTTTCTCAGCATGGCCGATCTCGTGATGAAGTGGGGCCTCATCCCCTACGAGCTTTTCCTCGCCATCTGGGTCATCTGCGGAATCGGCATCGTGCTCTACCTCTTCGGCAGGATCCGCTTCCCGCACGACAGCCCCGTGAAGGGTTATTCGCCCATGCGCATCTTCTTCATCAGCACCTTCGGCCTCTTCACCGTGTATATGGCCATGGGCTTCCGCTACGACGATAAGTCGCATACCTGGGCGCCTGTTGGCCTGCTCAGCGGCATTTCGCCATCACCGGGCTACAGCTGGGTCTTCGCCACTGAATGCCCGGCCGGACTCACTTGCTACCACGACCTGGAAAGCGGTATGGATGAGGCCAAGAAGTCGGGCAAACCGCTCCTGATTGACTTCACCGGTCATGGCTGCGCGAATTGCCGCAAGATGGAGGACTACGTGTGGCCCGTGGCGGAGATCAACCGCACCATCAATGAGCGTTACGTCCTGGTCTCCCTGTACGTGGACGAGAAAGCCGAGCTGCCAAAGGATGAGCAGTTCATCTTCGAGACCAGCAATGGCACCAAGAAGCCCATCCTCACCGTGGGGAACAAGTGGGCCACATTGCAGACCGAGAACTTCAAGAGCGCCACGCAGCCGCTTTATGCGCTGTTGAGCCCCGATGGCAAGTTGCTTACCGATCCCGTGGGCTACACGCCTGCGGTCGATGAGTACAAGGCTTTCCTGGATCGAGGGCTGCAAGGCATGCAGGTGCTGGGGCAGCAGGCGGGCAGGTAG